Proteins co-encoded in one Deltaproteobacteria bacterium genomic window:
- a CDS encoding helix-turn-helix transcriptional regulator, which translates to MNPVYTLRACAGLTQQELARKAGTSQPTIAMYESGEKSPSMSTLQRLAASLGLELVVNYVSKLTREDHRSLAYHHAIAKALRQDPRTVIQRARRLLAHQRKDHPHAAQLLNQWQAWLDLPIDELIARMLDAGVMARDMRQVTPFAGVLNARERMRILKKFRREKTA; encoded by the coding sequence ATGAATCCGGTTTACACATTGCGGGCCTGTGCTGGGCTGACCCAGCAGGAGTTGGCCCGAAAGGCAGGGACTTCTCAACCCACAATTGCCATGTATGAATCGGGAGAGAAATCACCGTCGATGTCTACCTTGCAGCGGTTGGCTGCATCATTGGGGCTTGAGCTTGTTGTCAATTACGTCTCAAAGTTGACCCGAGAGGATCACCGAAGTCTTGCCTATCACCACGCCATCGCAAAGGCATTGAGACAAGACCCCCGAACGGTCATTCAGCGCGCGAGACGGCTGTTGGCGCATCAGCGCAAAGACCATCCCCACGCCGCGCAACTCCTTAACCAGTGGCAAGCGTGGCTCGATCTGCCCATTGATGAACTGATTGCCAGAATGCTCGATGCTGGTGTGATGGCGCGAGACATGAGACAGGTGACGCCCTTTGCAGGTGTGTTGAATGCGCGAGAACGCATGCGCATTTTGAAAAAGTTTCGGAGGGAGAAAACCGCATGA
- a CDS encoding PTS sugar transporter subunit IIA: MHLTVRDLTRLFQVPEKTVLGWIRSGSLPAQKVHEQYRFSRDAVIEWAHRHGHAVPADLVLADEPSEREPDVAETLPLACAMERGGVHENISGADTAEVLSALALLAPLPPGFSAAELAQLLMARETLCSTGIGDGVAVPHVRNPIVLPIAEPALSLCFLAHPLDFGAADGVPIHTFCLLLAPTIRDHLQLLSRLAFVLQHPGLIDWLRSRPPAAAVMERFRAVERTFAEREGMSP, encoded by the coding sequence ATGCACCTTACGGTGCGGGATTTGACCCGTCTCTTTCAGGTACCGGAAAAGACCGTCCTTGGCTGGATCCGTAGTGGGAGCCTGCCGGCCCAGAAGGTCCATGAACAATATCGCTTCAGTCGCGACGCGGTGATCGAGTGGGCGCATCGGCACGGACATGCGGTGCCGGCCGATTTGGTGCTGGCAGATGAACCGTCGGAGCGCGAGCCGGATGTCGCGGAGACGCTGCCGCTGGCGTGCGCGATGGAGCGCGGCGGGGTGCACGAAAACATCTCGGGAGCCGACACCGCGGAGGTGTTGTCCGCATTGGCTTTGCTGGCGCCGTTGCCGCCGGGATTTTCGGCCGCCGAGCTGGCGCAACTCCTGATGGCACGCGAGACGCTCTGCTCCACCGGGATCGGCGACGGCGTCGCGGTGCCGCATGTGCGCAACCCGATCGTGCTCCCGATCGCCGAACCGGCGCTTTCGCTCTGCTTTTTGGCCCATCCGCTCGACTTCGGTGCCGCAGACGGAGTCCCGATCCATACTTTCTGCCTTTTGCTCGCGCCGACGATCCGCGATCATTTGCAACTCTTGTCACGGCTCGCGTTCGTGTTGCAGCACCCGGGACTGATCGATTGGCTCCGCAGCCGGCCGCCGGCCGCGGCCGTCATGGAACGCTTCCGCGCGGTCGAACGCACCTTCGCCGAGCGGGAGGGGATGTCGCCATGA
- a CDS encoding NADH dehydrogenase FAD-containing subunit, protein MIVLFLVLGPMALGIASLLVRGERRRAARRAILVGGAAWHTLGTLATLTAWGRQVPVSWQSFLQLDPIGQVFLLIISVLFFLVAIYSLGYFQQEQETTLDDGVSHLYTPCMLFFLAAMTLTTVTPHFGVLWVAVEATTLASAPLIYYHRHPGALEAAWKYLLICSVGIALALLGLFFVAASGRAAHVDLTVPSLIHHAAALDQRWLRIGCILVLIGFGTKMGLAPLHNWLPDAHSEAPSPVSALLSGALLNCAFLGIVRFYQVADAAGLGAFMNRLLILFGLVSLLVATAFIAGQRDYKRLLAYSSVEHMGILALAVGVGAGAAGLLHAINHSLTKGLLFLVAGQILTLYRTKVIGDVTGLLRTAPRVGTLFAIGGLAIVGAPPFAPFVSEFLILQRGVAHGHYAVMAIYLLCLGIIFVVMSRALFGMLFGAANAEIAQTPALPRRMMIAPALLALGVAGLGLYLPAGLQTLVARAATFIGGGS, encoded by the coding sequence ATGATCGTGTTGTTCTTAGTACTGGGGCCGATGGCGTTGGGGATCGCGAGTCTGCTGGTGCGCGGCGAACGGCGGCGCGCGGCGCGGCGGGCGATCTTGGTCGGCGGCGCGGCATGGCACACGCTCGGCACGTTGGCCACGCTGACGGCGTGGGGCCGCCAAGTGCCGGTCTCGTGGCAGAGTTTTTTGCAACTCGATCCGATCGGTCAGGTCTTTCTGCTGATCATCAGCGTGCTATTTTTCCTCGTCGCGATTTACAGCCTCGGATATTTCCAACAGGAGCAAGAGACGACGCTGGATGACGGCGTCAGTCATCTGTACACGCCGTGCATGCTCTTCTTCCTCGCCGCGATGACGCTCACCACGGTCACGCCGCATTTCGGCGTGCTCTGGGTGGCCGTCGAGGCCACGACGCTCGCGTCGGCGCCGCTCATTTATTACCATCGCCACCCGGGCGCACTGGAGGCGGCGTGGAAATATCTGCTCATTTGTTCCGTCGGGATCGCGCTGGCACTGCTGGGGCTCTTCTTCGTCGCCGCGTCGGGACGCGCGGCACACGTCGATCTCACCGTGCCGTCGCTCATCCATCACGCCGCGGCGCTCGATCAGCGTTGGTTGCGGATCGGCTGCATCTTAGTCCTGATCGGCTTCGGCACCAAAATGGGGCTTGCCCCGCTGCACAATTGGCTCCCCGATGCTCATAGCGAAGCCCCGTCCCCTGTCTCGGCGCTCCTCTCCGGGGCATTGCTGAATTGCGCCTTCCTCGGCATCGTGCGTTTTTATCAAGTGGCGGATGCCGCAGGACTGGGCGCGTTCATGAATCGGCTCTTGATCCTGTTCGGTCTCGTATCATTGCTCGTCGCCACTGCATTCATTGCGGGGCAGCGGGATTACAAACGCCTACTGGCGTATTCGAGCGTCGAACATATGGGCATTTTGGCGTTGGCCGTCGGCGTGGGCGCGGGTGCGGCAGGACTGCTGCATGCCATCAATCACTCGCTCACCAAAGGCCTCCTCTTCTTGGTCGCCGGGCAAATCTTGACACTGTACCGAACGAAAGTGATCGGCGATGTGACTGGATTACTGCGGACCGCGCCGCGCGTCGGCACACTGTTCGCCATCGGCGGACTCGCCATTGTCGGAGCTCCGCCGTTCGCACCGTTCGTCAGCGAATTCCTGATCCTGCAACGCGGCGTGGCGCACGGTCACTATGCAGTCATGGCCATATATCTGCTGTGTCTCGGCATCATCTTCGTCGTCATGTCGCGCGCGCTGTTCGGCATGCTCTTCGGCGCAGCCAATGCGGAGATCGCGCAAACGCCGGCGCTGCCGCGACGGATGATGATCGCCCCCGCCCTCCTCGCGTTGGGCGTCGCAGGCCTCGGTCTCTATCTCCCTGCCG
- a CDS encoding DUF167 domain-containing protein codes for MRITVIVKPNARQERVERLPDGSYRVAVHAPPTDGKANERLLALVAAHFNVRPSAVSLVHGATGRRKLIEVLL; via the coding sequence ATGCGCATCACGGTTATCGTCAAGCCGAACGCGCGGCAGGAGCGGGTGGAGCGGCTGCCCGACGGGAGTTATCGCGTGGCGGTGCACGCCCCGCCGACCGACGGCAAGGCGAACGAGCGCTTGCTTGCGCTCGTGGCCGCGCATTTCAACGTGCGGCCGTCGGCGGTGTCGCTAGTGCACGGAGCCACGGGGCGGCGGAAATTGATCGAGGTCTTGCTATGA
- a CDS encoding hydrogenase yields MNWILIGIILTAFFLLGSARLAGAIRLAAVQGALLAAIPWLEGEMSNWHRIPLAIVIFVIKAIAIPVLLHRSIREAAVRQEAEPGVSLHVSLLTGGLILVIAFSSARVLPLPATILSPLTIPVAFATFLIGFLILITRTQAVSQIIGFLVLENGIFLFGSTLLTDFPLTVELGVLLDLLVGVFVMGIMIYHIHRTFDHINTKALSTLKDTE; encoded by the coding sequence ATGAACTGGATCCTCATCGGCATCATCTTAACGGCGTTTTTCTTGCTCGGTAGCGCGCGCTTGGCCGGAGCGATCCGCCTCGCGGCCGTGCAAGGCGCGCTGTTGGCGGCCATCCCGTGGTTGGAGGGCGAGATGTCGAATTGGCATCGCATCCCGCTCGCGATCGTGATCTTTGTGATCAAGGCGATCGCGATTCCGGTCCTGTTGCACCGATCCATTCGCGAGGCTGCGGTGCGCCAAGAGGCCGAGCCGGGCGTGAGTCTGCATGTCTCGCTGCTGACCGGCGGGCTGATTCTCGTGATCGCTTTTTCCAGCGCGCGCGTGTTGCCGTTGCCGGCCACGATCCTCTCCCCGCTCACCATTCCCGTCGCGTTCGCCACGTTCCTGATCGGCTTTCTGATTCTGATTACACGCACGCAAGCGGTCTCGCAGATCATCGGCTTTCTGGTATTGGAGAATGGGATTTTTCTGTTCGGCTCCACGTTGCTGACCGATTTCCCGCTGACGGTGGAACTGGGCGTACTGCTCGATTTGCTGGTCGGCGTCTTCGTGATGGGCATTATGATTTATCACATTCACCGGACGTTCGATCATATCAACACGAAGGCACTCTCCACACTAAAGGACACCGAATGA
- a CDS encoding NADH-quinone oxidoreductase subunit H, giving the protein MLLGLHFLLPLLVAPGLFGLIAKTKALVAGRRGPPLLQVYRDLNKLLRKGTVYSHTASWVLPLAPVVNVALLILCIALLPGIGAAPLHFSGDLLLFLYALGLARCATLLAAFDVGSSFEGMGASREATFGALSELAAILGFITLAILTHATSLDTILSRIPVTAGLQPILVLLALIFFLILLTENSRLPIDDPTTHLELTMIHEVMVLDYGGVDLALIELGRGLKLFLFLSVVAGLWWPQPTYAPLLAAGWLLVKMGAMAIGVGLIESGMARWRLVKIPQLLMANFVMAVFALLVTLLTL; this is encoded by the coding sequence CTGCTGCTCGGACTCCATTTTCTGCTGCCGCTCCTCGTCGCGCCGGGGTTGTTCGGACTGATCGCGAAGACCAAGGCGTTGGTCGCAGGACGACGCGGGCCGCCGTTGCTGCAAGTCTATCGCGACCTCAACAAATTGTTGCGCAAAGGAACCGTGTATAGTCACACGGCCTCGTGGGTCCTGCCGCTCGCGCCCGTCGTCAACGTAGCCCTATTGATCCTCTGCATCGCGCTGTTGCCGGGCATCGGGGCCGCGCCGCTCCATTTTTCCGGCGATCTGCTGCTGTTCCTCTACGCCCTCGGCCTCGCGCGCTGCGCGACGCTGCTCGCCGCGTTCGATGTCGGCTCCAGCTTCGAAGGGATGGGCGCGAGCCGGGAAGCCACGTTCGGCGCCCTCTCCGAATTGGCCGCGATCCTCGGCTTCATCACGCTCGCGATCCTGACCCATGCCACGTCACTCGACACGATCCTGTCGCGCATTCCCGTCACGGCGGGATTGCAACCGATCTTGGTCCTGTTGGCGCTGATCTTCTTTCTCATCTTGCTAACGGAAAATTCGCGGCTCCCGATCGACGATCCGACGACCCATCTGGAACTCACGATGATCCACGAAGTGATGGTCCTCGACTATGGCGGCGTCGATCTGGCGCTGATCGAACTGGGGCGCGGGCTGAAACTGTTTCTGTTTCTCAGCGTGGTGGCGGGCCTGTGGTGGCCGCAACCGACGTATGCGCCACTCCTCGCTGCGGGATGGCTGCTGGTGAAAATGGGCGCAATGGCGATCGGCGTCGGCCTGATCGAATCAGGGATGGCGCGCTGGCGGCTGGTCAAAATCCCGCAACTGCTGATGGCGAACTTCGTGATGGCGGTCTTTGCGCTGCTGGTCACACTACTGACACTATGA